One window of the Mycobacterium sp. SVM_VP21 genome contains the following:
- the lysA gene encoding diaminopimelate decarboxylase — translation MPPRPQTPQQLLQLAPNVWPRNTVRDDDGVTQIAGVKVTDLAAEFGTPLFVIDEDDFRGRCREIAAAFGGGDNVHYAAKAFLCSEIARWIDQEGLCLDVATGGELAVALHAGFPAERITLHGNNKSVAELQTAVNAGVGHIVVDSLIEIDRLEAVAEAAGTIQDVLVRVTVGVEAHTHEFISTAHEDQKFGLSLASGAAMDAIRRVFAAEHLRLIGLHSHIGSQIFDVAGFEIAAHRVIGLLRDVVAEFGVDKTAQLSVIDLGGGLGISYLPQDDPPPMAELAAKLAAIVRDESAAVGLPTPQLVVEPGRAIAGPGTITLYEVGTVKDVAVSATGHRRYVSVDGGMSDNIRPALYDAHYDVRLVSRTLDGADALPELGRIVGKHCESGDIIVRDTWVPEGMVPGDLIAVAATGAYCYSMSSRYNLLTRPAVVAVRDGKARLMLRRETVEDLISLEVG, via the coding sequence CTGCCGCCGAGGCCCCAAACCCCGCAGCAGCTGCTGCAGTTGGCGCCGAATGTCTGGCCACGCAACACCGTTCGCGATGACGACGGCGTGACCCAGATCGCCGGCGTGAAGGTGACCGACCTGGCCGCCGAATTCGGCACGCCGCTGTTCGTCATCGACGAGGACGACTTTCGGGGCCGCTGCCGCGAGATCGCCGCAGCGTTCGGCGGGGGCGACAACGTGCACTACGCCGCCAAGGCCTTCCTGTGCAGCGAGATCGCGCGCTGGATCGACCAAGAGGGCCTGTGCCTGGACGTCGCCACCGGGGGTGAGCTGGCCGTCGCCCTGCACGCCGGCTTCCCGGCAGAGCGAATCACCCTGCACGGCAACAACAAATCGGTCGCCGAGCTGCAGACCGCGGTCAATGCCGGCGTCGGCCACATCGTGGTCGACTCGCTCATCGAGATCGACCGCCTCGAAGCGGTCGCCGAGGCTGCCGGGACCATCCAGGACGTGCTGGTGCGCGTCACCGTCGGCGTGGAGGCCCACACCCACGAGTTCATCTCGACCGCCCACGAAGACCAGAAGTTCGGGCTGTCGCTGGCCAGCGGTGCGGCGATGGACGCCATCCGGCGGGTGTTCGCCGCCGAGCACCTGCGCCTGATCGGTCTGCACAGCCACATCGGCTCGCAGATCTTCGACGTCGCCGGCTTCGAAATCGCCGCCCATCGGGTCATCGGGCTGCTGCGCGATGTGGTCGCCGAGTTCGGGGTCGACAAGACCGCGCAGCTCTCGGTCATCGACCTGGGTGGGGGACTGGGCATCTCCTATCTGCCGCAGGACGACCCACCGCCGATGGCCGAGCTGGCTGCCAAGCTGGCCGCGATCGTGCGTGACGAGTCCGCGGCGGTGGGCCTGCCCACCCCGCAGCTGGTCGTCGAACCCGGCCGGGCCATCGCCGGGCCGGGCACCATCACGCTCTATGAGGTCGGCACCGTCAAGGACGTCGCCGTCAGCGCCACCGGACATCGCCGCTACGTCAGCGTCGACGGCGGCATGAGCGACAACATCCGTCCGGCGCTCTATGACGCGCACTACGACGTGCGGCTGGTCTCGCGCACGCTGGATGGAGCTGACGCTCTGCCGGAGCTGGGGCGCATCGTCGGCAAGCACTGCGAGAGCGGCGACATCATCGTCCGCGACACCTGGGTGCCCGAAGGCATGGTTCCCGGCGACCTGATCGCCGTGGCCGCCACCGGCGCCTACTGTTACTCGATGTCGAGCAGGTACAACCTGCTCACCCGCCCGGCGGTGGTGGCGGTACGCGACGGGAAAGCCCGCCTTATGCTGCGCCGGGAGACTGTCGAAGACCTGATCAGCCTGGAGGTGGGGTAG
- the argS gene encoding arginine--tRNA ligase → MTPADLAELLKNTAAAVLAEHDLDTAALPATVTVERPRNPEHGDYATNLALQLGKKVGANPRELAEWLAEALAQADGIAAAEIAGPGFVNLRIEASAQGAVVANIISAGTSYGHTDTLGTLNVNLEFVSANPTGPIHIGGTRWAAVGDALGRLLSTQGAAVTREYYFNDHGAQIDRFANSLIAAAKGEPAPEDGYAGAYITDIAAQIQAKAPDALNSADAQETFREIGVDLMFTHIKKSLHEFGTDFDVFTHEDSMHTSGRVEQAIERLRANGNIYEKDGATWLRTSAYGDDKDRVVIKSDGKPAYIAGDLAYYLDKRERGFNLCIYMLGADHHGYIARLKAAAAAFGDDPATVEVLIGQMVNLVRDGQPVKMSKRAGTVITLDDLVEAIGVDAARYSLTRSSVDTPIDIDLALWSSASNENPVYYVQYAHARLCALARNAAELGLTPDTANLGLLRHDKEGALIRNLGEFPRVLETAAALREPHRVCRYLEDLAGDYHRFYDSCRVLPQGDEEPGDLHAARLALCQATRQVIANGLGILGVSAPERM, encoded by the coding sequence GTGACCCCCGCCGATCTGGCCGAATTGCTCAAGAACACCGCCGCCGCGGTGCTGGCCGAGCACGACCTGGACACCGCCGCGTTGCCCGCGACGGTGACAGTCGAGCGGCCGCGCAACCCCGAACACGGTGATTACGCCACCAACCTGGCCCTGCAGCTGGGCAAGAAGGTAGGCGCCAACCCGCGCGAGCTGGCCGAGTGGCTGGCCGAGGCGCTGGCGCAGGCCGACGGGATCGCCGCGGCCGAGATCGCCGGGCCAGGCTTTGTGAACCTGCGCATCGAGGCTTCCGCGCAGGGTGCCGTGGTCGCCAACATCATCAGCGCCGGCACCAGCTACGGCCACACCGACACCCTCGGCACACTCAACGTCAACCTTGAGTTCGTCTCCGCCAACCCCACCGGCCCCATCCACATCGGTGGCACCCGCTGGGCCGCGGTCGGCGACGCACTCGGCCGGCTGCTGAGCACTCAGGGCGCCGCGGTCACCCGCGAGTACTACTTCAACGACCACGGCGCCCAGATCGACCGGTTCGCCAACTCGCTGATCGCCGCCGCCAAGGGCGAGCCCGCCCCCGAGGACGGTTATGCCGGCGCCTACATCACCGACATCGCCGCCCAGATCCAGGCCAAGGCCCCGGACGCGCTGAACAGCGCGGATGCCCAGGAGACGTTCCGCGAGATCGGCGTCGACCTGATGTTCACCCACATCAAGAAGTCGCTGCACGAGTTCGGCACCGACTTCGACGTTTTCACCCACGAAGACTCGATGCACACCTCCGGCCGCGTCGAGCAGGCCATCGAGCGGCTGCGCGCCAACGGCAACATCTACGAGAAAGACGGCGCCACTTGGCTGCGCACCAGCGCCTACGGCGACGACAAGGACCGCGTCGTCATCAAGAGCGACGGCAAGCCCGCCTACATCGCCGGGGACCTGGCCTACTACCTGGACAAGCGCGAGCGCGGCTTCAACCTGTGCATCTACATGCTCGGCGCCGATCACCACGGCTACATCGCCCGGCTCAAGGCCGCCGCGGCGGCCTTCGGCGACGACCCGGCCACCGTCGAGGTGTTGATCGGACAGATGGTCAACCTGGTCCGCGACGGCCAGCCGGTCAAGATGAGCAAGCGCGCCGGCACCGTCATCACCCTCGACGACCTGGTCGAGGCCATCGGCGTGGACGCCGCCCGCTACAGCCTGACCCGCTCCTCGGTGGACACCCCGATCGACATCGACCTCGCGTTGTGGTCTTCGGCGAGCAACGAAAACCCGGTCTACTACGTGCAATACGCGCACGCTCGGCTCTGCGCCCTGGCTCGCAACGCCGCCGAACTGGGTCTGACGCCGGACACCGCGAACCTCGGGCTGCTGCGCCACGACAAGGAGGGCGCACTGATCCGCAACCTGGGGGAGTTCCCTCGGGTGCTGGAAACCGCTGCGGCGCTGCGTGAACCGCACCGGGTCTGCCGCTACCTGGAAGATCTCGCCGGGGACTATCACCGGTTCTACGACAGCTGCCGGGTGCTGCCGCAAGGCGATGAGGAACCTGGTGATCTGCACGCGGCGCGGTTGGCGCTGTGTCAGGCCACCCGCCAGGTGATCGCCAACGGGCTGGGCATTCTTGGCGTGAGCGCACCGGAGCGGATGTGA